In the genome of Ensifer sp. WSM1721, the window TGAAATGCTGCATGATTCCGGCCTGGTGAGATTCCGATCCGAATGACATGCAGAAGCGCTTGGCAGGAGCGCTTTGAGATGCAGCGGACCACACAATCAGTCGGACAGGACGCCCTTCGGCACTTCATGGCCAGACACGAACCTTCCTTTCCCGAAATTCTCGACATCGCGGGCCTCCGGGCGAAGTGCGATTTCATCGCCTCCGCCCACGCCGAGCAGCGCGAACCGATGCGCCGTGCTTTGCTCGCCGCCTTCAAAGAGGCGAATGTGGCGGGCCGCGCCAAGGCGCGCGAACTGCTTGGCGCCGACGGCGCGGGGATAAAATGTGCAGAGCGTATATCCTGGCTGCAGGATCAACTCATCACGGTGCTGCACGACTTCGTGCTGAACCAGGTGTTCGATGCGGCCAATGCGCCGGAAGCCGCCCGTATAGCCGTGACCGCCGTCGGCGGCTATGGTCGCGGCACGCTCGCGCCGGGCTCGGACATCGACCTCCTCTTCCTGCTGCCGGCAAAGAAGGCGGTCTGGGCGGAGCCGGCAATCGAGTTCATGCTCTATATCCTTTGGGATCTGGGCTTCAAGGTCGGCCACGCGACACGGACGATCGAGGAATGCATCCGGCTGTCGCGCGCCGATATGACGATCCGCACGGCGATTCTCGAATGCCGTTACATCTGCGGCTCCGGGACCCTGGCGAGCGAGCTGGAAGCGCGCTTCGACCGCGAGATCGTCCGCAACACCGGTCCCGATTTCATCGCTGCCAAGCTCGCCGAGCGGGACGAGCGCCATCGCAAGGCGGGCGACACACGCTACCTCGTCGAGCCGAATATCAAGGAAGGCAAGGGGGGCTTGCGTGACCTGCACACGCTGTTCTGGATCGCCAAATATTTCTACCGGGTCAAGGACCCGGCCGACCTCGTGAAGCTCGGCGTCCTTTCGAAGCAGGAATACAAACTTTTCCAGAAGTCGGAGGATTTCCTCTGGGCAGTGCGCTGCCACATGCATTTCTTGACCGGCAAGGCGGAGGAACGGCTTTCCTTCGACATCCAGCGCGAGATCGCCGAAGCGCTCGGCTATCACGACCATCCCGGCCTCTCGGCCGTCGAACGCTTCATGAAGCATTACTTCCTCGTCGCAAAGGACGTCGGTGATCTCACCCGCATCTTCTGCGCGGCGCTCGAGGACCAGCAGGCCAAGGACGCGCCGGGAATCTCTGGCGTCTTCAGCCGCTTCCGGAACCGCACCCGGAAGATCGCCGGCACGCTCGACTTCGTCGACGATGGCGGGCGCATCGCACTCGAAAGTCCGGACGTCTTCAGACGCGACCCGGTCAATCTGCTTCGCCTGTTTCATATCGCCGACATCAACAGCCTGGAGTTCCATCCGGCCGCGCTGAAGCAGGTAACGCGCTCGCTGAGCCTGATCACGCCGCACTTGCGCGAAAACGAGGAGGCCAACCGGCTCTTCCTCTCGATTCTCACCTCGCGGCGCAATCCAGAGCTGATCCTCAGACGCATGAATGAATCCGGCGTTCTCGGACGGTTCATTCCGGATTTCGGCAAGATCGTCTCGATGATGCAGTTCAACATGTACCACCACTACACGGTGGACGAGCATCTCCTGCGCACCGTCGACGTCCTCTCGCGGATCGAGCGGGGCCTGGAGGAGGAGGCGCATCCACTGACGGCGATGCTGATGCCGGGCATCGAGGATCGCGAAGCGCTCTACGTCGCCGTGCTGCTGCACGATATCGCCAAAGGCCGTCCGGAGGATCATTCGGTCGCCGGCGCAAAGGTCGCCCGCAAGCTTTGCCCGCGCCTGGGGCTTTCGCCGAAGCAGACGGAAACGGTGGTCTGGCTGGTCGAGGAACACCTGGTGATGTCGATGGTGGCGCAGACCCGCGACTTGAACGACCGCAAGACCATCGTCGACTTCGCCGAGCACGTGCAATCGCTCGAACGGCTGAAGATGCTGCTCATCCTGACGGTCTGCGACATCCGCGCCGTCGGCCCAGGTGTCTGGAACGGCTGGAAGGGGCAGTTGCTGCGCACGCTCTATTACGAGACCGAGCTTCTGCTCTCGGGCGGCTTCTCGGAACTGTCGCGCAAGGAGCGCGCCAAGCACGCCGCTCATATGCTGGAGGAGGCGCTCAAAGACTGGCCGCGCAAGGAGCGGGAGGCCTATGTGCGGCTGCATTATCAGCCTTACCTGCTGACGGTAGCGGTCGAGGATCAGGTCCGGCACGCCGAGTTCATTCGCGAGGCGGATCGCGCCGGCAAGACCTTGGCGACGATGGTCCGCACCCACCATTTCCACGCCATCACCGAGATCACGGTGCTTTCGCCGGACCATCCGCGCCTGCTGACAGTCATCGCCGGCGCCTGCGCCGCAGCGGGCGCCAACATCGTCGATGCGCAAATCCACACCACCGCCGACGGCCGGGCGCTGGATACGATCCTCGTCAACCGCGAGTTCTCGGTCGACGAGGACGAGATGCGCCGGGCCGCAAGCATCGGCAGGCTGATTGAGGACGTGCTTTCCGGCCGCAAGCGGCTACCGGAGGTGATTGCCAGCCGAACCCGGGTGAAGAAGCGCAGCAAGGCCTTCACCGTGACGCCGGAGGTGACGATCAGCAACACGCTGTCTAACAAGTTCACCGTGATCGAAGTCGAAGGCCTCGACCGGACCGGCCTGCTTTCCGAGATCACCGCGGTGCTTTCCGACCTCTCTCTCGATATCGCCTCGGCCCATATCACCACCTTCGGCGAGAAGGTGATCGACACCTTCTATGTGACCGACCTGGTCGGAGCGAAGATCACCAACGAGAACCGGCAGGTAAACATTGCCGCGCGCCTGAAGGCGGTGTTGGCCGGCGAGGTCGACGAGGTGCGCGAGCGCATGCCCTCCGGCATCATCGCCCCGGTTCCAGCGCCGCGGACATCGCACGGCGCCAAGACGACAAAAGCCGAAACATGAGTCTCGTCAAGAAATTCGCCACCGTCGGCGGCGCGACGCTCGGCAGCCGTGTTTTCGGTTTCATCCGGGAAACCTTCATGGCGGCCGCACTTGGCACCGGGCCGGTGGCCGACGCCTTCAACACCGCCTTCCGCCTGCCGAACACCTTTCGCCGGCTCTTCGCCGAAGGCGCCTTCAATTCGGCCTTCGTTCCGCTCTTCGCCAAGGAGATCGAGGCGCGCGGCATGGATGGGGCCCGCCGCTTCTCGGAAGAGGTCTTCGGCGTGCTCTTCACCGTCCTCCTTCTTCTGACGATCGGCATGGAACTGGCGATGCCCTTCATCGTCAGGGAACTGATCGCCCCCGGTTTCGCCGACGATCCCGCGAAATTCGCAAGCACCGTGATCTTCGCGACGATCATGTTCCCCTACCTCGCCTGCATGTCGCTGGCGGCGATGATGGCGGGCATGCTCAATTCGCTGCATCGCTACTTCGCGGCAGCGATCGCTCCGGTCTTCCTGAACATCATTCTGATCGGCGTACTGGCCTATGCCTGGCTGAGCGGCCAGGATGCCGTTGCCGTCGGCTACGACCTCTCCTGGGGCGTGCTGGCCGCAGGGTTGGTGCAGCTCGCGATCGTCTGGTTCGCCGTGCGCAACGCCGGAATCAGGATCGGCTTCCGTCGCCCGCGGCTGACGGCGAACGTCAAACGGCTGCTGGTGCTGGCGCTGCCGGCGGCGATCACCGGCGGCATCACCCAGATCAACCTCCTGATCAACACCAACATCGCCTCGGCCAAGGAGGGAGCGGTCTCCTCGCTCGTCTATGCCGACCGCATCTACCAGCTTCCGCTCGGCGTCGTCGGCATTGCGGTCGCGACCGTGCTTCTGCCGGAGCTCGCGCGCGCGTTGCGTGCCGGCAACCTCAATGAGGCGGGGAACCTGCAGAACCGCTCCGTCGAGTTCACGCTGTTCCTGACGCTGCCTGCGGCGGCGGCACTCCTTGTCATGTCCGAGCCGATCGTCCGGCTCCTCTTCGAACGCGGCAAGTTCTCGCCGGAGTCCACCGTCGTCGTCGGCCAAATCCTGGCGATCTACGGTCTCGGGCTGCCGGCATTCGTGCTGATCAAGGCCTTCATTCCGGGCTTCTTCGCGCGCGAGGACACCCGCACGCCGATGGTATTCGCCGGCATTTCCGTGGCTGTGAACGTCTCCCTTGCGCTGGCGTTGTTTCCCTCGCTTGCCGCAAGCGGCATCGCCACCGCCGAGATCGTCGCCGGCTGGGTGAATGCGCTCCTTCTCTTTGTGACGCTTGTCTGGCGGGGCCATTGGGGGCGCGACATCCCCTTGCTCACGCGGATCCCGCGCCTCGTCATCGCGGCTGCGATCATGGCGATCGCGTTGCATTTCGCTGTTCAATGGCTGGCATTTCCGCTTTCCTCGGCCGCACCGCTCGCAATGCGTGCCGTCGCTCTGTGCGGGCTCATCGCCGCGGCGATGGTGATCTATTTCGCACTCGCCTTCGGCCTCGGCGGCGCCAGCCTGGCGATGATCCGCCGCAATCTGAAGCGCAAGGCCGCGTCGGTGGCTGAACCCGCCTCGGGCGATGGGGCGGACGCGCCATGAAGCAGATCATCGCCCATGTGGCCCTCGTCGTGTCGGACTACGACGCGGCCATCGCCTTCTTCTGCGGCAGGCTCGGTTTCGATCTGGTCGAGGACACGGAACTCGGCGACGGCAAGCGCTGGGTGCTGGTTCGTCCGAAAGGCGCGACGGAAACCGCCCTTCTGCTCGCCAAGGCCGACGGCGAACGCCAGCGGGCCGCCATCGGCAACCAGACCGGCGGGCGGGTCGGCTTCTTTCTCTTCACCGACGATTTCTCACGCGACCATGCGGCGATACTTGCCGCGGGCGTCGCGTTTCTCGAAGAGCCGCGCCACGAGGCCTATGGGACGGTCGCCGTCTTCGCCGATCCCTTCGGCAACCGCTGGGACCTGCTGCAACCGGCTTGATCCATGCCTCTTGATTGCATCTGCCCCGCCGTGCATAAGCGCGGCGGACATCAACTGGAGCCGGGCCCTCCACAAGCCCGATTGGGAACGACATGAACGAATTCAAGCCGCTCGTATTTTCCGGCGTTCAACCGACCGGCAACCTGCATCTCGGCAACTATCTCGGTGCGATCCGCAAGTTCGTCGCCCTGCAGGAGAACAACGACTGCATCTATTGCGTCGTCGATCTCCACTCGATCACGGCGCAGCTCGTGCATGAGGATCTGCCGGGCCAGATACGCTCGATCGCAGCCGCCTTCATCGCCTCCGGCATCGACCCGGAGAAGCACATCGTCTTCAATCAGTCGGCCGTGCCACAGCACGCCGAGCTCGCCTGGATCTTCAACTGCGTCGCCCGCATCGGCTGGATGAACCGGATGACCCAGTTCAAGGACAAGGCCGGCAAGGACCGCGAAAACGCCTCTCTGGGCCTGCTTGCCTATCCGAGCCTGATGGCGGCCGACATCCTGGTCTATCGCGCCACGCACGTTCCCGTCGGCGATGACCAGAAGCAGCACCTGGAACTCACCCGCGACATCGCACAGAAGTTCAATATCGACTTCATGGAGCAGATCCGGCGGCACGGCTACGGCGTCGATATCGTCGTCGGCGACGAACCGATCCATGCCTATTTTCCGCCGGTGGAGCCACTGATCGGCGGGCCGGCGCCGCGCGTCATGTCGCTGCGCGACGGCACGAAGAAAATGTCGAAGTCCGATCCTTCCGATCTGTCGCGCATCAACCTGATGGACGATGCCGACACGATCTCGAAGAAGATCCGCAAGGCCAAGACCGACCCGGACGCGCTACCGAGCGAAGTAGATGGCCTTGCGGGCCGCCCGGAGGCCGAGAATCTCGTCGGCATCTATGCGGCACTGTCCGACACGTCGAAGGAAAAGGTACTGGCCGAGTTCGGCGGCCAGCAATTCTCGGTGTTCAAGCCGGCGCTCGCCGACCTCGCCGTCAGCGTTCTTTCGCCGATCACCGGCGAGATGCGCCGACTGATGGACGACCCCACGCATATCGATACCATCCTGCGCAAGGGCGGCGAGCGCGCCCGGGCGAGGGCCGAAAAGACGATGCGCGAAGTCCGGGAAATCATCGGTTTCTTGCAGTAGACAAAAGTTGGAGCGGGGCGTGGGCGGGAAGCCGCACACACATTTCTATGATCCCGTTCCACCCGTAAAAAACAGCGCTTGCGGGCGCCCGGCGGCGATGTCATGTTCGCGGCATGGTTTCGACCCGACTCTCACGACTGGAAGGTCATCGCCGCAAGTTCATGGCGGTGATCGACGACACGCCCGAATGTGGCCGTGCCGTGCATTACGCCGGCATGCGCGCAAAGAATTCCAATGGCGGCCTCGTGCTGCTCTACGTGATCTCAGACGCCGATTTCCAGCAATGGCTGGGGGTCGAGGAGATCATGCGTGCGGAAGCGCGTGAGGAGGCGGAGGCGACGCTCGCCAAGGTCGCCCAGACTGTGCGCGAAAGAATCGGCATCGAACCGGAAATCGTCATCCGCGAAGGCATCGCGACCGAACAGATCCATGCCGTCATCGAGGAGGATCGCGACATCGCGATCCTGGTGCTCGCGGCCGGGTCGGCAAAGGAAGGACCAGGGCCCCTCGTGTCGTCCATCGCCGGGAAAGCCGCGGCCTTCCCAATCCCCGTCACCGTCATCCCCGACCTTCTGACGGACGAGGAAATCGACGCACTGACCTGAGCTAGAAGCGCCATTACGCCCTTGCGGGTTCACTGCAGGGCTCCTATATTTTTGAACAATTCTAAAGTGCCGGTCGAGGTCGCTCCCGGCAGAACGGAGAGAGACATGTTCATCCAGACCGAAGCCACACCGAACCCGGCAACCCTGAAGTTCCTGCCCGGCAAGGTCGTGATGGAGAACGGCACGGCCGAATTCCGCAGCGAGGAAGAGGCACGTGCGGGATCGCCGCTCGCAGCGCGACTCTTTTCGATCCCCGGCGTTACCGGCGTCTATTTCGGCTATGACTTCATTACCGTGAGCAAGGAAGGGCAGGAGTGGCAGCATCTGAAGCCCGCCATTCTCGGCTCGATCATGGAACATTTCATGTCCGGCCAGCCGATCATGTCGGGAGCAGGCCGCGCCGAAGAAACGGATCAGGAAGGCGAATTCTATGACGAGGGCGACGAGGCGATCGTTGCCACGATCAAGGAATTGCTGGAAACGCGGGTACGGCCGGCCGTAGCCCAGGACGGCGGCGACATCACCTTCAGGGGCTTCAAGGATGGTACCGTGTTCCTGAATATGAAGGGGGCGTGCTCCGGCTGCCCATCCTCGACGGCGACCTTGAGGCACGGCGTTCAGAACCTTTTGCGTCATTTCGTTCCGGAAGTCGAGGCGGTCGAATCCGTCTGACCCGGAGCAGATCGAGACGCGGGAACATGCGTGGGAGCCCCGCGCATGTTTCGCTTTCCGTTCGGCTCCATATTTCTTAAACCGGATGTGGTTTGGGGCTAGAATCGCGCGAGCGATTCCAAGCGCCGCAGTGGCTTGGACGCGCGGGTGTTGCGGCTGTGCGCACGCCGCAGTGCGTTTTGCTTGCGAGGCAATCGAGGGAGGAGATCGCAGCGGAAATGTTAGTGCTTGCCATCGACACATCCGGGATCGGCTGCTCCGCGGCGGTCTATGACGGCGGGCCGGGGGAGCTTCTGGCACGAGCCGGCGCGGAGATCGGCCGCGGCCATGCCGAGCGCCTCATGGACTTCGTCGACGAGGCCTTGATCGCCGCCGGCAGACAGCTCGCGGATATCGACCGCATTGCCGTGACGATAGGCCCTGGGTCGTTTACCGGCATCCGCGTCGGCGTTGCCGCCGCGCGGGGCCTCGCGCTGGCGCTTGGCAAGCCGGCGGTCGGCGTCACGACGCTTCAGGTCATCGCCGAAAGCGCGCGGCTCAAAGAGCCTGGCCGGCCGGTGCTCGCCGTCATGGACGCAAAACGGGACGAGGTCTATGTTCAGTCGTTCGACGCCCGCGGCAGGGCCGAGGGCGCGCCGGAGATCCTATCCGCGGGCGAGGTGCATGAACGCTTTTCCGGCTTTTCCGGCATCGTCTCGGGTTCAGGCGCCCATTTGGTCACCGCCCATGCGGCCGCCGGCAAGCCGGACGAGATCGACATCGGCGTCGTCGGTCGGCTCGGCGCTGTCGCCGATCCGGCCGCGGCCAAGCCGAAACCGCTCTATCTGCGCGGGCCGGATGCCAAACCACAGGCCGGTTTCGCGGTCACTCGAGCCTGATGCATGTCGCCAAACGAAATGCATCAGACAAGGGCCGGAAACCGCGAGCACTTTTATCAATTCCCAGATCGACGTCGATGAGCTTCACCGATTACATCACTCGCCGCACCGAATTCGACATCTTTCCGCTCGAGGAGACCGACCTCGGCGCGGCCGCGGCACTGCATCGCCTGCGCTTTGCCGCCTCCTGGAGCGACGGCGAGATTCACGCGCTTCTCACCCAGGATACGGTCTTCGGTTTCGTTGCCCGCCAGACCAACGGCATGTTCCGTCCTGCTTTCGGCGGTTTCGTGCTATCTCGCGCTGTGGCTGGCGAGGCTGAGATCCTGACGATCGGGGTGGATCCGCGCTTCACGCGCTCCGGGCTCGGCTGGCGGCTGATGCAGGCGGCGATGCGGGAAGCGCTCGTCAAGGGGGCCGAAGCGCTCTTCCTGGAAGTCGACGAGACGAACGAGGCCGCGATCGGGCTCTACAAAAAGCTCGGCTTTGTGAAGGTCGGCGAGCGCAAGGCCTATTATCAGGCGCGGCCCGGGGAGCGTACGGCGGCGCTTGTCATGCGGCTTGATCTTCGCTAGTCCGATCCGGCGCTTGAGCATGCCCACGGCGGAGCGACGAATGACGAGCTTGGAAGGTGCCTGCGGATGATCAACTGGGTGCGGGTCGCGCTCTGCGTCATGCTGCTCATTTTGGTCTCACTGGCGCTGATGCCGATCCAGATCGTTTGCCTGTGGCTGGATCTGAGGCCGCGGCGATGGTTGCCGCGCTATTGGCACCGCGTGGCGTGTCTGCTGCTCGGCCTCCGCGTTCGCGTCCATGGCGAGCTCGATCACCGGCGTCCCTTGCTCCTGAGCGCCAATCACGTCTCCTGGAAGGACATCCTGGTGCTTTCGTCGGTCGCCGACGTCATCTTCGTCGCCAAGTCGGATGTCAAGTCCTGGCCGATCTTCGGGGTTCTCGCGAAGCTTCAGGCCTCGATCTTCGTGGAGCGCGAGCAGAAGCGCACCACGGGCCATCAGGTCAATGAAATCGGCCGGCGCCTCGCCGATGGCGAGATCGTCGTGCTTTTCCCCGAAGGCACGACGTCCGATGGCAACCGCTTGCTCGACATCAAGACGTCGCTGTTCGGTGCCGCCGCCTCGGCCATTCCGCAATCGCCGACGGGCGTGGTTCACGTCCAGCCCCTGGCGATTTCCTACACCGGCATCCACGGCATGCCGATGGGGCGCTACTACCGGCCGATAGCCGCCTGGCCGGGCGACATCGGCCTTCTTCCGCATCTCATCGGCGTGTTGCGGGAAGGCGCCCTCGATGTGGACGTCGATTTCGGCGAGGCGGTGGATTACGATCGTCAGTCGAACCGCAAGGAAGTGAGCCGCACCATCGAGCAGCGGATCCGCAAGATGCTGTCGGATCGGCTGCGGGGGCGGGCGGCAACGGGCGGAACGAGCGCGGCCGCTCCCGCTCTTCTCTCGCAGAAAGGGCCGCAGCGAACCTGAATTGCCTTATTTCTGGATCATTGTGATCCGGACGGGCGCCTTGGCTGCGGCCCCGAAAACGCTTCAACTTTGGGGCGGTTTGCACTAAAGAACCCGCATGACCCAGGAAACAGCTCTACTGTCGACGTCGCCCGTGACGGGCGAGATGAACGCCCCGGCACGCAAGGTTTTCGTCAAGACCTATGGCTGCCAGATGAACGTTTACGATTCCGACCGCATGTCGGATGCGCTCTCGCGCGACGGCTACGTCGCAACCGACGTCCTGGAAGAGGCCGATTTCGTCCTGCTCAACACCTGCCATATCCGCGAGAAGGCGGCCGAAAAGGTCTATTCCGAGCTCGGCCGCCTGCGCGAATTGAAGAAGGAGAAGGCGCGCGAGGGCCGCGAAATGCTGATCGGTGTCGCCGGTTGCGTCGCACAGGCCGAAGGCAACGAGATCCTACGCCGCGCCCCGGCGGTCGACCTCGTCATCGGTCCGCAGACCTATCACCGCCTTCCCGAGGCGCTGAAGCGGGCGCGAACCGGCGAGCGCGTCGTCGAGACGGAATACGCGATCGAGGACAAGTTCGACTATCTGCCCGCGCCGGACAAGGCGAAGACCCGTTCACGCGGCGTCACCGCCTTCCTGACGGTGCAGGAAGGTTGCGACAAGTTCTGCACCTTCTGCGTCGTGCCTTATACGCGTGGAGCGGAAGTCTCCCGCCCGGTGGCGCAGATCATCGCCGAGGCGGAAAAGCTGGTCGAGGCCGGTGTGCGCGAAATCACGCTGCTCGGGCAGAACGTCAATGCCTGGCACGGGTTGGGTCCGGACGGGCGCGAGTGGGGTCTCGGCGATCTCTTGCAGCGCCTCGGCGAGGTCGTGGGCCTCGCACGGCTGCGCTACACGACCAGCCATCCGCGCGACATGGACGACAGCCTGATCGACGCGCACCGATCGATGGCAAAGCTGATGCCCTATTTGCACCTGCCGGTGCAGTCCGGCTCCGACCGCATCTTGAAAGCCATGAACCGGCGCCACACGGCCGCCGAATACCTGGCGCTCATCGAACGCATCCGCGCCGTACAGCCCGATCTTGCGCTCTCCGGCGATTTCATTGTCGGCTTCCCCGGCGAGACCGAGGCGGACTTCGAGGACACCCTGCGTCTCGTGGAGGCAGTGAATTATGCACAGGCGTTCTCCTTCAAATATTCGACGCGCCCCGGTACACCCGGCGCCGAGCTCAAGGATCAGGTCCCCGAGGACGTGAAGGCCAAGCGCTTGGAAAGATTGCAGGCTCTGCTCACGAAGCAGCAGCGCGGCTTCGCCGAGGCCTGCGTCGGGCGGGAGATCGACGTGCTTCTCGAAAAGCCGGGCCGTCTGCCGGGCCAACTCGTCGGACGCTCGCCGTGGCTGCAGCCCGTGAATGTTGATGCAAAAGCATCGCAAATCGGTGACATTATCAAAGTACGAATCACCAAGGCCGGCCCGAACAGCTTGTTTGCCGAGATGATCGAGGAACCGGAAGCGAGGAGCTTGACCGCTTGAACGGACACGAACTGATTTCTTCCTCATCACGCCAGTCGAAAACATCCGCGACAGACGCCAATCACTTCGTGCTCACTTTCGAGAACAATCGCTTTGCCAGCGAACTCTTTGGTCAGTTCGATCAGAACCTGAAATTGCTTGAAGAGCGGCTGCGCATCGACGCCCGGCCGCGCGGCAATTCCGTCGCCATTTCCGGTGATGTCGTGGCGACCAACCAGGCACGCCGCGCCCTCGACTATCTCTATGGAAGACTGCAGAGTGGTGCCTCGATCGATACGTCCGACGTCGAGGGTGCGATCCGTATGGCGGTCGCCGCGGACGATCAGTTACAGTTGCCGACGATGGAGCGCAAAGCCAAGCTGACGATGGCGCAGATTTCGACGCGCAAAAAGACGATTGCTGCGCGCACGCCGATGCAGGACGCCTACATTCGGGCGATGGAGCGCGCGGAGCTCGTCTTCGGCGTCGGGCCCGCCGGCACCGGCAAGACCTATCTCGCCGTCGCGCACGCCGCCCAGCTTCTGGAGCGCGGTGCGGTCGATCGCATCATCCTGTCGCGCCCGGCGGTCGAGGCGGGTGAGCGTCTCGGCTTCCTGCCCGGCGACATGAAGGAAAAGGTCGATCCCTATCTGCGGCCGCTCTATGACGCGCTCTACGATATGATGCCCGGAGACAAGGTCGAGCGGGCGATTACGGCAGGCGTGATCGAGATTGCCCCGCTCGCCTTCATGCGTGGCCGCACGCTTGCCAATGCCGCGGTGATCCTCGACGAGGCTCAGAACACGACATCGATGCAGATGAAGATGTTCCTGACCCGCCTCGGCGAAAACGGCCGGATGATCGTCACCGGCGATCCGAGCCAGGTCGACCTGCCGCGCGGGGTCAAGTCGGGTCTCGTGGAAGCGCTGCAGATCCTCAAGGGCGTGGAGGGTGTCTCGGTCATCCGCTTCAAGGACGCCGACGTCGTGCGCCACCCGCTGGTTGCGCGGATCGTTCGGGCCTATGAGGGCCACACGGCGGTCCATGACGAGAGCGAGCAGAGCGATCGCTAGGTGCGGTCGCGGTGGATCATGACGGCTTTGGACATTCAGGTCAGCGTCGATGCGGGAGATTGGCCGCCGGAGGACGAGCTTCTATCCTTCTCGGCAAATGTTCTCGATGCGGCCGCCGATTTTCTCGCCCGCGAAGAGGGGCAGGCATTGCCGGGCGAGCCGCCGGAGCTGTCGCTCGTCTTCACCGACGATCGCTCGATCAAGGCGATCAACGCCGAATGGCGCGGCCAGGACAAGCCGACCAATGTGCTCTCCTTCCCCGCCTTCCCGGTGACGCCCGGCAAGATGCCGGGGCCGATGCTCGGTGATATCGTCGTCGCCCACGAGACGCTGAAGCGCGAGGCGGAGGAGCTCGGAAAGCCGTTCGAGGCCCATTTGACGCATCTTCTCGTCCATGGATTCCTGCATCTTTTCGGGTATGATCATATCGAAGATGAAGAAGCGGAAAGAATGGAGGGGTTGGAGACTCGCATTTTGGCGCGTCTTGGCCTATCTGATCCCTACGGGGACCGGTCTCCGATTTGACAGATTGGAACGATGAGCGACTTCAAGACACAGCCGGCCGTGGCCGCGACCGAGGAGGCCGAGGCTTCCGGCGAGGCCGAGGCGGGCAGTAGTAGTACCGCCGCCCGAACAGAGGGCAGCAAATCCAATTCATCCTTTTGGAGCCGTGCCGCACGCCTGTTGCGTGGCGTCAGCCCGTCGAGCCTGCGCGAGGACCTTGCCGACGCGCTGACGGCCGATGCCGACAGCAATGCGGCCTTCTCGCCCGAGGAACGGGCGATGCTCAACAATATCCTCCGCTTCCGCGAGGTCCGCGTCGAGGACGTGATGGTGCCGCGCGCCGACATCGAGGCCGTGGACCAGAGTATCACCATCGGCGAACTGATGGTCCTCTTCGAGGAGTCGGGACGCTCGCGCATGCCGGTCTATAGCGAGGGCCTCGACGACCCGCGCGGCATGGTGCATATCCGCGACCTGCTCGCCTATGTGACCAAGCAGGCGCGCAACCGCCGCCGTAACGGCAGGGCCCACACGGCCACGAACGGCGAGAAGGCGCCCCGCCAGCAGAAGCCCGGCTTCGATCTTTCCCGCGTCGATCTCGACAAGACATTGGAGGAGGCCGGCATCATCCGTCAGCTCCTGTTCGTGCCGCCGTCGATGCTGGCTTCCGATCTCATGCAGCGGATGCAGGCGGCGCGCATTCAGATGGCCCTCGTCATCGATGAGTATGGGGGCACGGACGGCCTCGTATCGCTCGAGGATATCGTCGAGATGGTCGTCGGCGACATCGAGGACGAGCATGACGACGAGGAAGTGATGTTCGCCCGTACGTCAGACGACATCTTTGTCGCCGATGCCCGCGTGGAACTCGAGGAGATCGCCAGCGCGATCGGTCCGGATTTCGACGTGCGCGAGCAACTGGAGGATGTCGATACGCTCGGCGGGCTCGTCTTCGCTTCGCTCGGCCGGATTCCGGTGCGCGGCGAAGTGGTTCAGGCGATCCCCGGTTTCGAGT includes:
- a CDS encoding VOC family protein, with amino-acid sequence MKQIIAHVALVVSDYDAAIAFFCGRLGFDLVEDTELGDGKRWVLVRPKGATETALLLAKADGERQRAAIGNQTGGRVGFFLFTDDFSRDHAAILAAGVAFLEEPRHEAYGTVAVFADPFGNRWDLLQPA
- a CDS encoding [protein-PII] uridylyltransferase, with the translated sequence MARHEPSFPEILDIAGLRAKCDFIASAHAEQREPMRRALLAAFKEANVAGRAKARELLGADGAGIKCAERISWLQDQLITVLHDFVLNQVFDAANAPEAARIAVTAVGGYGRGTLAPGSDIDLLFLLPAKKAVWAEPAIEFMLYILWDLGFKVGHATRTIEECIRLSRADMTIRTAILECRYICGSGTLASELEARFDREIVRNTGPDFIAAKLAERDERHRKAGDTRYLVEPNIKEGKGGLRDLHTLFWIAKYFYRVKDPADLVKLGVLSKQEYKLFQKSEDFLWAVRCHMHFLTGKAEERLSFDIQREIAEALGYHDHPGLSAVERFMKHYFLVAKDVGDLTRIFCAALEDQQAKDAPGISGVFSRFRNRTRKIAGTLDFVDDGGRIALESPDVFRRDPVNLLRLFHIADINSLEFHPAALKQVTRSLSLITPHLRENEEANRLFLSILTSRRNPELILRRMNESGVLGRFIPDFGKIVSMMQFNMYHHYTVDEHLLRTVDVLSRIERGLEEEAHPLTAMLMPGIEDREALYVAVLLHDIAKGRPEDHSVAGAKVARKLCPRLGLSPKQTETVVWLVEEHLVMSMVAQTRDLNDRKTIVDFAEHVQSLERLKMLLILTVCDIRAVGPGVWNGWKGQLLRTLYYETELLLSGGFSELSRKERAKHAAHMLEEALKDWPRKEREAYVRLHYQPYLLTVAVEDQVRHAEFIREADRAGKTLATMVRTHHFHAITEITVLSPDHPRLLTVIAGACAAAGANIVDAQIHTTADGRALDTILVNREFSVDEDEMRRAASIGRLIEDVLSGRKRLPEVIASRTRVKKRSKAFTVTPEVTISNTLSNKFTVIEVEGLDRTGLLSEITAVLSDLSLDIASAHITTFGEKVIDTFYVTDLVGAKITNENRQVNIAARLKAVLAGEVDEVRERMPSGIIAPVPAPRTSHGAKTTKAET
- the trpS gene encoding tryptophan--tRNA ligase; the protein is MNEFKPLVFSGVQPTGNLHLGNYLGAIRKFVALQENNDCIYCVVDLHSITAQLVHEDLPGQIRSIAAAFIASGIDPEKHIVFNQSAVPQHAELAWIFNCVARIGWMNRMTQFKDKAGKDRENASLGLLAYPSLMAADILVYRATHVPVGDDQKQHLELTRDIAQKFNIDFMEQIRRHGYGVDIVVGDEPIHAYFPPVEPLIGGPAPRVMSLRDGTKKMSKSDPSDLSRINLMDDADTISKKIRKAKTDPDALPSEVDGLAGRPEAENLVGIYAALSDTSKEKVLAEFGGQQFSVFKPALADLAVSVLSPITGEMRRLMDDPTHIDTILRKGGERARARAEKTMREVREIIGFLQ
- the murJ gene encoding murein biosynthesis integral membrane protein MurJ, which produces MSLVKKFATVGGATLGSRVFGFIRETFMAAALGTGPVADAFNTAFRLPNTFRRLFAEGAFNSAFVPLFAKEIEARGMDGARRFSEEVFGVLFTVLLLLTIGMELAMPFIVRELIAPGFADDPAKFASTVIFATIMFPYLACMSLAAMMAGMLNSLHRYFAAAIAPVFLNIILIGVLAYAWLSGQDAVAVGYDLSWGVLAAGLVQLAIVWFAVRNAGIRIGFRRPRLTANVKRLLVLALPAAITGGITQINLLINTNIASAKEGAVSSLVYADRIYQLPLGVVGIAVATVLLPELARALRAGNLNEAGNLQNRSVEFTLFLTLPAAAALLVMSEPIVRLLFERGKFSPESTVVVGQILAIYGLGLPAFVLIKAFIPGFFAREDTRTPMVFAGISVAVNVSLALALFPSLAASGIATAEIVAGWVNALLLFVTLVWRGHWGRDIPLLTRIPRLVIAAAIMAIALHFAVQWLAFPLSSAAPLAMRAVALCGLIAAAMVIYFALAFGLGGASLAMIRRNLKRKAASVAEPASGDGADAP